A single genomic interval of Gossypium raimondii isolate GPD5lz chromosome 11, ASM2569854v1, whole genome shotgun sequence harbors:
- the LOC128034757 gene encoding uncharacterized protein LOC128034757, with the protein MVNKLAANVFDFQQQTLNFQKETKDFQQKTEASIRELTTSIEKLTSQGKLPSQTKPNPRQNANAVTLQSGKVLEPIPDRNLAQEIAQEKPEKDEQVRPKPPLPKIQPPFPERFNQCNERVNVGENVSAVLQQKMPVKYKDRGFLTKTGVVIQLVDRSVVHPKEVLEDVLVKVNELIFPVDFYVIKMEEDSTPGSSDLLLGRPFLSTASTKIDVRSGTLTMEYDEEIIKFNVYNAISHPSEILSALELELEPAEQTRKLDIQELEEIRNDAYENAHIYKDKTKLFHDKKVAQKHFLVGQKVLLYNSVLKLFPGVAA; encoded by the exons ATGGTCAATAAGTTAGCAGCTAATGTTTTTGATTTTCAACAGCAAACtcttaatttccaaaaagagACGAAGGATTTCCAACAGAAAACCGAGGCGTCCATCAGAGAGTTGACCACATCGATCGAGAAATTGACCTCTCAAGGGAAGCTACCGTCACAAACAAAACCAAACCCTagacaaaatgcaaatgcagtGACGTTGCAAAGCGGAAAGGTACTGGAACCAATTCCTGACaggaatcttgcccaagaaattGCCCAAGAAAAACCCGAGAAAGACGAACAGGTCCGACCGAAGCCTCCATTGCctaaaattcaacctccattTCCAGAACGATTCAACCAGT GTAATGAAAGGGTGAATGTTGGTGAGAATGTATCTGCAGTGTTACAGCAGAAAATGCCGGTAAAATACAAGGATAGGG gttttttgacaaaaacaggTGTTGTAATTCAATTGGTGGACAGGTCTGTTGTGCATCCAAAAGAAGTCCTTGAGGATGTTCTGGTAAAAGTTAACGAGCTTATTTTCCCTGTAGATTTTTATGTGATCAAAATGGAGGAGGATAGCACTCCTGGATCTTCAGATCTCCTGTTGGGGCGACCGTTCCTTAGTACAGCAAGTACTAAAATTGATGTTCGAAGTGGAACTCTCACGATGGAGTATGATGAGGAGATTATAAAGTTTAATGTCTACAATGCCATTAGCCATCCAAGTGAAATCTTGAGC GCACTAGAGTTGGAGTTAGAACCCGCAGAGCAGACAAGGAAATTAGACATCCAAGAGTTAGAAGAAATTCGCAATGATGCCTATGAGAATGCTCACATTTATAAAGACAAGACAAAGTTGTTTCACGATAAGAAAGTGGCTCAAAAGCATTTTTTGGTAGGacaaaaagttttactttataactcCGTGTTAAAGTTATTCCCAG GTGTTGCTGCTTGA
- the LOC105801164 gene encoding blue copper protein 1a: MKDCSASVAPIVKADKFNLNQCPKNEFEREQMKSIPYASVVGSLMYAQVCTRPDIVFAVGMLGSYQSNPVALKTPAISLATDFVVGDDDRWKLGIKYEDWAKGKQFFVGDTLVFKYNATVHNVYKVKGDNFKSCTVPSNNSLGSFTGNDTIKLATTGNKWYICGVNGHCDGGMKLKITVLDGTAPAPAPSAASTLLATNFQIFLGMIFTITSIVIVY; this comes from the exons ATGAAAGATTGTTCAGCGAGTGTTGCTCCCATCGTGAAGGCTGATAAGTTCAATTTGAACCAATGCCCAAAGAACGAATTTGAGAGGGAGCAAATGAAAAGCATTCCATATGCTTCTGTTGTTGGAAGCTTGATGTATGCTCAAGTCTGCACAAGACCTGACATTGTATTTGCAGTTGGAATGTTGGGCAGCTATCAAAGTAATCCAG TTGCTTTGAAGACTCCGGCAATCTCACTTGCTACGGATTTCGTAGTTGGTGATGATGATAGGTGGAAATTAGGAATTAAATACGAAGATTGGGCTAAAGGCAAGCAGTTCTTTGTTGGGGACACTCTTG TTTTTAAGTACAATGCTACAGTTCACAATGTGTACAAAGTGAAGGGAGATAATTTCAAAAGTTGCACTGTTCCATCCAACAATAGCTTGGGCTCTTTCACTGGAAATGATACAATTAAGTTGGCAACCACCGGCAATAAATGGTACATATGCGGCGTCAACGGCCATTGTGATGGTGGGATGAAGCTTAAGATCACAGTGCTAGACGGTACTGCCCCAGCTCCAGCTCCTAGCGCTGCTTCAACTTTATTAGCGACCAATTTCCAAATCTTTTTAGGAATGATTTTCACTATTACTTCAATTGTCATAGtttattaa